Genomic window (Aquimarina sp. BL5):
GTTGTCTAATGTAGCTTTTACAAATCTTTATAGTTTTAGAATATTTATTGCAGGATTGGTAAGTTGGATTATTGTAACAGGGTATGCTATTACAAAAACAAAAAACACCTAAGTTAACGCTTGTTTAGAAGTCAATTACTATTTTAATTATCTGGTTATTTAATAGTTTATCTATTGGTAAAAATAACCAGATAATTTCTTTGGAAATCCATACTTTTTAGGCTATGTTCGTAGTTTCAGAAAAGAATTTTACACAATGATCATAGAACCTAGAACTCGCGGATTCATTTGCCTAACTGCACATCCAAAAGGGTGCGAACAAAATGTAATAAACCAAATAAATTATATTAAATCCAAAGGGACCATAGACGGACCAAAAAAAGTACTTGTTATTGGTGCTTCTACAGGTTTTGGTTTAGCTTCCAGAATAACCAGTGCATTTGGTGCTAATGCCGCTACGATTGGTGTGTTTTTAGAAAAACCTCCTAAACCAAACAGACCAGCTTCTCCAGGATGGTATAATAGTGCTGCTTTTGAAACACAGGCTCATAAAGCTGGATTATATGCTAAGAGTATTAACGGAGATGCTTTTTCTAATGAAATTAAACAACAAACTATAGAACTCATCAAACAAGATCTTGGACAAATAGATTTAGTTATTTATAGTTTAGCCTCACCAGTAAGGGTACATCCAGAAACTGGAGTAAAACACAAATCTGTTTTAAAACCGATTGGTGATACTTATATTAATAAAACAGTAGATTTTCATACTGGAGACATATCTCAGGTATCCATTGAACCTGCTACAGAAGAAGATATAGAAAACACTGTGACAGTAATGGGTGGAGAAGATTGGCAGTTCTGGATTGATGCGTTACAAAAAGAAAATTTATTAGCTCCAGAAGCTAAAACTGTCGCCTACTCATATATCGGCCCAAAACTTACCGAACCTGTTTACAGAAAAGGAACTATCGGCAGCGCTAAAGATCATTTAGAAGCTACTGCATTTGACATTACCAAATCGCTTAATGGTATTAATGGAAAAGCATATGTTTCTGTAAATAAAGCACTAGTTACTCAAGCTAGTTCAGCTATTCCGGTAATTCCTCTATATATTTCTCTGTTATACAAAATAATGAAGGAAAATAACATCCACGAAGGTTGTATAGAGCAAATGCAACGATTGTTTGCGGATAGATTATATAGTGGTGACGACATTGCCACCGATGATCAAGGTAGAATACGTGTTGATGATTGGGAAATGCGAGAAGATATTCAGGCTAAAATAAAAGAATTATGGGATAATGCTACAACTGAAACCTTAGCAACTATAGGTGATCTAGAAGGATATAGTAATGATTTCTTTAATCTATTTGGATTTAAGGTAGCTGGAGTAGATTATGATCAAGATGTAAACGAAGTAGTAGAAATTCCTGGATTACAGTCTTAGTTTCTCCCTCTATATTTGTATAAAACGGCATCCCCTTTATCATTGATTTAGGGGATTTTTCTTTTATATTTATAAACAAAAAGATTATATACGTAATGCTACATATATAAATATGTTTTGCGTAATTGGAGAAAATGACAAATATCTGAATGAGAAACCTATTAATAATATCACTAATATTTCTAATATTTGGATGTGCTAAAGAAAAAGAATTACCTATAAATCAAAGGGTCGAAAAATTTAAAGTTTCTGAATGCAGAACAGATTGTGGGATTGAATCCATTGGAGTTCGGACCAATATGACTAGAAATAACAGCTTAAAAGTAAAATTAGGTTATATCGTAAACTGTTCTTGGAAAGAAGGGTATTTAAAACATATTATTGAACGGAATGATACATTGATTATTGAGTTGGACAGGCCTCATTCTGATAATGGAGAGTATCCAATGACGCTTTGTAATTGTTTTATATATTTTGATTTTGTTATTAGAGATTATAATAAAATACCAAAAGCAATTCGCATTGTTGACTTGTTTGAGGATAATAAATATTGGGATGAAAAAACTCCTATAGAAATAGTAGATGATGTTGAAGAAGTTATTATTGATAAAACATAAACCGCATACAAAACTATCTAACAATACATAGTCACCAAGTCAGCAATGTTTGTTATACTTAACGTTAGCAGAAATTCTCCACATAAAGAAACTCTATTAATTTCTTTTGCTAACGTTACGAAGTCCCGAACTTTATTGTGATCCTATGAAAGGCCGATTTTTAAACTGATGCATAATAGCTCGGGCGTAATTCTGGTTGAAATGTAAAAGCCTCTGAATTCGTGGTTCAGAGGCTTGTTGATAATTTCAGTGGTGGAACTGATTGCTCAGTTACCCCGTTCAGAATAATTTTCAAGTACAAAGTTACATTTCCTTAGGGTCATTTTTTATGAATCTTTAATTTTTTTAAAATGGAAAGAAAAATGAAACTAGGAATGGATGTGGTGAATTTCAATG
Coding sequences:
- the fabV gene encoding enoyl-ACP reductase FabV, which encodes MIIEPRTRGFICLTAHPKGCEQNVINQINYIKSKGTIDGPKKVLVIGASTGFGLASRITSAFGANAATIGVFLEKPPKPNRPASPGWYNSAAFETQAHKAGLYAKSINGDAFSNEIKQQTIELIKQDLGQIDLVIYSLASPVRVHPETGVKHKSVLKPIGDTYINKTVDFHTGDISQVSIEPATEEDIENTVTVMGGEDWQFWIDALQKENLLAPEAKTVAYSYIGPKLTEPVYRKGTIGSAKDHLEATAFDITKSLNGINGKAYVSVNKALVTQASSAIPVIPLYISLLYKIMKENNIHEGCIEQMQRLFADRLYSGDDIATDDQGRIRVDDWEMREDIQAKIKELWDNATTETLATIGDLEGYSNDFFNLFGFKVAGVDYDQDVNEVVEIPGLQS